The genomic DNA TCGTCACCGCACGATCCTGATCTCGCGCCCGCCCAGCACCCACAAGCGCCCCGCGGCGTCCCATGCGGCGTCGCGGGGCGCTCGTTTGCTCTCCTCCAGCACCCTGCCGTCGGCCGCGGCCAGCAGGTGCAGCTCCCGCCCGAACGCCACGACGGCCAATCTCCCCCCCACCAGCGCCACCCGCACCGCGTCGGGGTCGTGCCCGCCGATGCCGCCGAAGTCCTTCGACCACACCTGCTTGAGCCCCTCGGGCCCGTGCCGCAGGGCGACGACGGAGCCGCCGATCAGCCCGTACAGCGTGCCGTCCGGCCCCGCCACGAGCGAGCGCACCGCCGCGCCGCTGCCGTAGGTCGACAGTAGCGCGCCGGAGAGCGCGTCGCGCACCTCGATGCCGGCGGGGACGTCGTGGCGCTCGCTTCCCGCCAGCGCCACGTACACGCGGTCGCCCAGCGGGGATACGGCGAGGGAGGAGACGGCGGAGCCCGCGTCCGGCCACCCCCACTTGGGCGCCAGCGTCTCCGGCGCGAGGCCGAGGACGCTCCCGTTGCGCGTCGCCGAATAGACCCAGCGCCCGCGCGGATCGCGCGCGAGCGGCGCGTCCGAGCGGCGCACGGCCAGCTTCCCCGCCGAGTCCACCACTCCCGTCGCCTCCTCGCCCCGCACGTACGTCCGCCGGCCCGCGCGCCAGAGCAGCCGCGGCGCGCCGTCCAGCGACACGGCCAAGCGCGCCACCTCGCGCCCCGCAGTATCGACGGCCACCAGCGCGCCCGCCGTCCCGATCCACGCGCGCCCCGCCGAATCGATCGCCAGCGTCGCGTCCTCGGGCACGGAGTCGCGCAGGGGGACGCGGTCGAGGGTGCGCAGCGTATCCTTCTTCCCGCAGGCTACCATCGTCAGAAAGAACAGGAGGAGGGGGATGAAGAGACGAAGCCGCGCGGCGCGGCATCGCCCCTCGTCCCCTCCTGCCCCCCTTCTCCCGAGCTGCAGGAGATGGAGGGAGATGGACGTCTCCCCCGGTGCGCGCGGGTCCGTGGTGGCGGGGGATTCCATCGACCGAAAAGCCAAACGCTCCGAGCCGGTTGCAAGGGTGAGCCGCGGGAGGATGCCCGTCCCGCGCAGCCGGAAGCAAGTGCCACGCCCCCGCCCGTTCGATGATGCGAGTTACCTGACAAGTTGTTAGCTTGTCCGCCGCCCGCGCATCCCTTCCACCCGCCACGCAGGAGCCGATGCCCGCCGCGGACCCCGTCGCCGTCGTGACCGCAGCGCTGGAGGAGTCCGCGCGCGTGAAGCTGGCGCTGCGCGAGCTGGCGCCGCAGGTGGCGCGGACGGCGGCGCGGGTGGCCGAGACGTTCCGCGGCGGCGGGCGGCTGTACGCGTGCGGCAACGGCGGCTCGGCGTGCGACGCCATGCATCTCGTCGAGGAGCTGGTGGCGCGCTACAAGCGCGACCGCCCCGGCCTTCCCGCGCACCACCTCCTCGACGCGCCCACACTGACCTGCTGGGCCAACGACTACGACTTCGCCACCGCCTTCCGCCGCCAGGTGGAGGCGATGGTGCGCCCTGGCGACGTGCTGGTGGCCATCAGCACCAGCGGCAACTCGCCGAACGTGGTCGCCGCGGCCGAGGCGGCGCGGGAGCGCGGCGCGGACGTCGTCGGGCTGCTGGGGCGCGGCGGCGGGCGGCTGGCGGCGCTCTGCACCGAAGCGCTGGTCGTGCCCGCGCGCGACACCGAGCGCATCCAGGAGGCGCACATCACCCTGATCCACCTGC from Longimicrobium sp. includes the following:
- a CDS encoding SIS domain-containing protein, producing MPAADPVAVVTAALEESARVKLALRELAPQVARTAARVAETFRGGGRLYACGNGGSACDAMHLVEELVARYKRDRPGLPAHHLLDAPTLTCWANDYDFATAFRRQVEAMVRPGDVLVAISTSGNSPNVVAAAEAARERGADVVGLLGRGGGRLAALCTEALVVPARDTERIQEAHITLIHLLCELVERELFPESVTDG